The sequence below is a genomic window from Amphiprion ocellaris isolate individual 3 ecotype Okinawa chromosome 16, ASM2253959v1, whole genome shotgun sequence.
GTCTAagtcctgtttcctgtcttgaCCTTCCTCATGACTCACTGTCATCTCTACGCAGACCTGACATCCGAGAGATGTACCCCAACAAGTTTATTCAACGTGGAGACACAGACCGCTTCTACATCCTCAATACACTTTTCAACCTGCCTGGTAAGGAAACAAATCAGCACAACTCCTGTACAAGTTTTAATATcttacagttaaaattaaagttGATATACTTAAGATGATGTAAGATTTTAAGGTATTATCATGGGGTCATGCTTTGCTGAACTTAATTGTAGAAGCAATGCCTCATCTCACATCATTCAGTTAATACACTTTTTGCACAAAGAAGCCCCAGACCGTTTTAGCCTTGTtcggaaaaatgaaaaaatacacactAGTTCAATTATTAAAGCTTGTGTGTCCTGAAACAAAAGTTAAGTAAAAGCAGACTCTAGAAAAAGTTATCCTGTTAAACAtggtaaaaagaaaatgatgtgttgtgctatttattaaaatcaataacgAAAGTAAAAGTGTGTGAGCTCACAGACAAGGTTGTGGATATGGTTCCACTGATTTCCTTACATTGTTAATTTATAACACTAAATGCATGTTGATATTTCAGTCTATAGTCAGATTAACTGTCCTTTTCCGCAGAAACCTACCTCTTTGCATGCCTggtggatttcttcagtaactGTTCCAGATACTCAAGGTACTACATATTCATGCAATAGATAATAAAGAATATTGTCTATTACAGGAAATTCAGCTGGTTGGAATTTTATATAACTTTATGAATAAGAgggtttttttatgatttcataATGTTTGGAATTTCAGTGTGACTTCCATATCTTGTCTCTTACTCTCTCAGAAGCTTTTCTTGGCAAGAAACAAATGGAAAGCACTAACTTTGTCATTGTAATGCAAACTGTAATGTTAACAGGATTTTTACTATCTATGTAGCTGTGAAACTGGCTTCAAGGATGGTGACCTTTTCATGTCCTACAAGAGCATGTTCCAGGACGTCAGAGATGCTGTAGACTGGGTTCATTTCAAGGTAGAATcctttcctttttgtcatttcatttccttCTGTGGCCCATCTTCTTCAGTTATTGTACAGCCCTAAGCTGTCCGTCGTTTTGTGTTCACAGGGGTCCTTGAAAGAAAAGACAGTTGAAAACTTGGAAAAGTATGTGGTAAAGGATGTAAGTACAGTAACATAATGAAGTCTGATGCCAAGAACTTAGACTTAAACTTTATACCTAGgtgacaaactttatttttggtgtgttgatctttgttttttatctcCACTAAGCCAAAGCTTCCTCTGCTGCTCAGCCGCATGAATGAAGTAGCCAGAGTATTTCTGGCCACCAACAGTGATTACAAATACACAGAGGTAAGATGAAAGTGAACTGTCAAACATGCTAATAAATgcttaaagcatttttaaaaaaaattctctttaTTGAGGTTCGTATTTCTGTGCAGgaccaaaacaatacaaaatagaaccttatttcccacatttttttaaactgaacagATATGAACATACAGCAGGtatcaaagagaaaataaataaatgaataataaaaaaataaataataataaaataaataaaagcacaaacaaacaaaccaggaGTTCACCCCTCTACATCacaatattcggatctcaaaattataTCCAGATACCACCGTCGGGACCGAACATTCCGatattcggatattcaggtccagccctagaAGTCTCCTGATATTATTAAAAGGATTCCTTCCTTTAATAAATATGTTTGATCAGGTTTTACTAATAGTGATATCAATGGTTCAAGCCTGAAGGTCAATACCTTGGCCAAGACTTCTGCATCAACATTAATGAGCGATACAGGCCTATAAGATGCAGGGTCTTCAGGgtctttattcttcttcagaatcaaaCAGATGTTGGCCAATGACAATGATTCTGGCAAATGGTGAGCAGTGTTAAAACTATAGTTGTAGGTCCTGCCTAGGTGGGAAGTAAGCCTGTCCTTGAAGGCCTTAAACCATTCCACAGGGAACCCAACTGGGGGGAGCCTTTCCACTGCGCATTTGAGTAATTGCCTTTAAAATTTGTTTCTCCTCAATTGGTTTCCCCAAAGACTTTTACTGTTCTTCTGTTAATGTTGGTAgtttaattttggaaaaaagTTATCAAGTTCCTCTctggtgcttttattttcagatttatatAGTGACTTATAGAATAATACAAAGACAGAGCTAATATTTTTCCTATCAAAATGTCTTACttaaagcaaattttaaaaatgaatagaaCTGGCATTCTTCCATTGATCTACACCCTTCTGCTTGGCCATGTTAGAGTTgctgaaaacatttattttgaactTAACTATTGATCAAATCACAATTTTGTCAGTATTGATAAATTGGTATCTGCAAATTTTTAGATTGACATATCAAGTATATtccaaatttttaatttttttttaaattggctgtcGATCTACTTTTCAGCACTTTATTCTGCACATCGAAATTTGAGGCCATATTTGAAAGGCATTTTCTTAGAAACATCTTTTCCTTTCAACTTTTCCCTTCAGGGATCACCACAGTGTatcatctgcttccatctaTCCCTGTCCTCTGCATCGTCTTCTCTCACACCAACTAACTTCATGTCCTCTTCCACTACATCCATGAACCTCCTCGTTGGTCTTCCTCTAGCCTCCTGCCTGGCAGTTCAATACTCAGTGTCTTTGTACCAATATATTCACTGTCTCTCCTTTGTACATGTCCAAGCCATCTCAGTCTGACTTTTCTGGTTTTATCTCCAAAACATCTAACATGCACTGTCCCTCTGATGTACTCATTCCTGATCCTATCCATCCTGGTCACTCCCAAAGAGAACCTCAACATTTTAGTCCCTGCtacctccagctctgcctcctgcCTTTTCCTCAGTGTGACTGTCTTTAAACCAGACGACAATCGCTGGTCTCACCACTGTTTTCTACACTTTTCCTTTCAGTCTTTCTAATACTTTTTTATCACACATCACACCTGATGCTTTTCTCCACCCGTTCCAACCTGCTTGCACACATTTCTTCACCTCTTTTCCACACTCTCCATGGCTCTAGACTGTTGACCCTAACTACTTAAAATCCTCCACCTTCTTTTTCTCTACTTCCTGTAACCTCACCTTTCCACTTGTGTccctctcattcacacacatgtaTTCTGTCTTGCTTCAGCTAACCTTCATTCCTCTTCTTTCCAGGGCATACCTCCACCTCTGTAGACTTTCTCCACCTGCCCCCTGCTCTCACTACGTATCAGTGTCATCTGCCAACATCATAGTTCACGGAGATTCCTGCCTAACCTCATCTGTCCATCCCCATAGTGAACAAGAAGGGGCTCAGAGCTGATCCTTGATGCAGTCCCATATTCACCTTGAACTCCTCTGTCATGTCTACAACACACCTCACCGCTGTCTTACAGCCCTCATCTATACATACTTCTCTGCCACTCCAGACTTCCTCATGTAATACCACAGTCCCTCTCTTGGCACCCTGTCGTATGCTTTCTCAAGATCTACAATTACACAGTGCACTACCTTCTGACCTTCTCTGTACTTCTCTATCAGCTTCCTCAAAGCAAATGCTGCATCTGTAGTACTCTTTCACTCTGTCACTTCCGTCCTTAGTCGATCTTCCACAACTCTTTTACATAACTTCATTGTGTGGCTCATCATCGTTATTCCTCTGTAGCTGCCACAACTCTGCACATCTCCCTTTTTCTTAAGAATCAGCACCAGCACACTTCTCCTCCATTCCTCAGGCATCTTCTCACTCTCTGAGATCTTGTTGAACAACCACGTCAGAAACTCTACTGCAACCTCTCCAAGACACTTCCATACCTCCCCAAGTATATCATCAGGGCCAACTGCCTTTCCACTCTTCATTTTCTTCAATGTTCTTCTCACTTCACTCTTACTAATCTTTGCTACTTCCTGGTCTACAATGGTCACTTCTTCTACTCTTTGTTCtctctcattttcctcattCATCAACTCTTCAAAGTTCTCTTTCCACCTTCCCATCACACTTCTGGCACCATATCGATCCTTGATCACCTAACCTGCTGCACGTTCTTCCCATCTCTATTTCTGTGCCTTGCCAATCTGTATAAATCAGTCTCTCCCTCCTCACTGTCCAACCTAGCATACAAAGCATCCTTTGTTTGGTCTTTGCCATCTCTACTTTCACCTTATGCTGCATCTCCCTGTACTCCTGTCTACTCACTTCAGCCCTCTCAGTGTCCCACTTCTTCTTCACTAACCTCTTCCTCTGTATACACGCCTTCACTTCCTCATTCCCCCACCAAGTCTTTGAGTCATCAACTCTTATTTGTCTCCCTGATCACATTAGCTGTAGTTGTCCAGTCATCTGAAAGTATCTCCTGACCACCCAGAGCCTGTTTCAAATCCTCCCTACTCCAACATGCCCATTGAAGTCTACACCAATCACCACTCTCTCACTTCTGGGGATATTCTGCATCACTTCATCAAACTCCCTCCAGAATCTTAGAAACTACTAAAAGTCACGATTTTGTCTGttgttgtacaaaaaaaaacaaaaaaaaaacattgctagGTAGCCTAATCCAAGTACAACAAAGTTCTGGAGgttcaaaatatgttttaatataGACATAAAGCGTAGATTTAACTTACCTCACATGTTCAGCTTACTACACCACCATAATATTTTAAGCTTGAAGGTAAATGCTTAAGAGGTTACTATAAACATGCATGTACTCCCAATttaactttctgcagagtccaACTTGTGACATAAGTCTTGAAGGCCAAGATTATTCCTAATGGAACACAAAGCAAGTGAATCTACTTTGATGCTCTCGAATGGTTTCCACAATGGTAATGACATTAAGTTTACTGCTGAAGTATTGTTCACAGAAGTGCAACAGATTACCATTAAATATATGTCAAGATTAGAAACTTTCCCATTGGAAAAAATGCCAATATCCCAACAAATCTAAGTATTTTGCCTCGGTTATAGTATACTGGTGCCTTCGTAATGACTGAATGCCATGATGATTTCTAAAGAAATGGCACAAAACTACATGAAGAAACGTCTCTAAACCAATATTTCAGCCTACAAAATCGAACCTGAAATTAAGAATACAcctataataaaaaaatatattttctttgttacatttttatagaACTGGTTTGAGTCTCCTGAACTGTGTTCTGCTTGGATCAGGCTACCTAccaataattttagttttttctggTACCATGGCTTTAAATTTCAGTGTGtgaaaaaacatgctaaaagtTAGGTCACAggggcaatttaaaaaaaaaaaaaaaaaaaaaaagatcttggAAAGTAATTGAAATATCAATCTAAAAATccacagataccattttaaatatccatattttataatagaaaaatattaagcaaatcagagatagtcgagcagaaattgttctaaaatcaaataaaatctgaagtTTCTCATTTATAGAAAGATTCCAGCCCTTATaatggtattattattattaataataataataataataataataataataataataataataataataataataataatacttacgtagcacttttcaagacactcagAGATGCTTTACAAAGTAGATAGGAacacaaaaaatagaatatAGTGGCGAAAGGAGCACATAGAAAAGGGGAACTTTTGAGTTATAGGCAGTGTTGAAAAGATGTTTTATGGATTTCATGAATATGGAGAGTGAGGATGATTCTCTGATGCTTTTGGGGAGTGAGTTCCCAGTATTTGGTCCAGGTGGTGGTAGATAGGAGGCCGGCATCAGCAGAGTGGAGGGTGTAGATGGGAGTGTGCCAGTGGAGAAGTTTAGTGAGGTAGTGGGGAAGGTCAGGTTATGGAGAGCTTTGTAGGTGATGAGGAGGATTTTGAAGTGGATTCGCTGGGGGatggggagccagtggaggtttTGAAGGATGGGGGTGATATGATAATGGGTGCGGGAGTGGGTGAATTCTGGATGTTTTGACTATTGTAGTAAAGTCTGGATGTGATGAATGCATGGATGAAagtttctgcagctgaaaaaggAAGGGATGGACAGAAGCAAGCAATGTTTTTTTAGGTGACAGAAGGCTGTTTTAATGATGCACTTGATATGTTGATCGAAGGAGAGGATTTGGTCAAAGATGACGTCTGGATTTCTGATGTGAGGAGAAGTGAGTACAGTGGAGGTGTCGATGGTGACGGAGAAGATGTGGGTGATTCTTGATCAATTATGATGATTTCTGATTTAGTACAGTTTAGTCTGTGGATGTTTACTGGCAGCCATGACTTTattactgtattattattattattagtagtagtaactCAATAAATAGGCTTATTGCTAATCTTTAAAGGTAAACAATCAGGCTGTAAGGTGTTAATGTGTTAATCAgtttacgtttttttttttatatatatatatatatatatatatatatatatatatatatatatatatatatatatatctacgAAGACAGAACAATGTAATGGATTTGAAATTGCATGCAGCTCTAAAAACTCAAGTCTTCCTCTATCTCTCACTGATTACAGTTTTCCAAGAGAATTAGTCAGTAGGCGATGCTTCAATATGCGTTGATCTCTTATCTGCGACATAACCCCAACCCAGAGTAGGTTAGCCATTTATTATAAGTTATCAGAGATGTACAGCGGTAAGAGTGATAATGAAAACCCAGAGTTAAACTGAAGTTTCCCCGATACCCTTAAACTCTGTTTCGTAGTATTGGCCCCTGGTCTCCCCACAGACAGTCTGTACAATCTCAAGGACATTCAAAATCACTCTATGTCTCGGCTGTATGACGTGTTGTGCTAAAAGGTAAATCGTCACCTCAGTCTCTGGCCGCTACACTCAGGAGCAAGTTGTCTTTTAGGACTTTATTGTCTTTCTATGACTACTCTCGCTGCAACACCATATTTTTCTGTAGGGACAGTGTTATTCAGGTAATGACCAGTGACTGGTGTTCACCACACATAGTGCTTGGAGTTGTCTAAATAGTTCAGTTGTGAACTCACGAGATCAGAGaagatttttcttcctgttctcAGAGTACATTAAATGCCTTTTTGCAAAATCCATATACTGTACTAGTCAAGTCTTATAGATGGTTTTATACCTTTGCCCTGTTTAGTTCCTTAGATGTAATTTTTGACCTTGCATGCACTGTGAATTCCAGCATCTTTTATACACAGAGGTACATGTTTTTCTTCACCCCAATCAAGGTCTAGACAGCTCAGTGATTATCAAAGTGCACAGAAGTGCCACAGCAAAAGGGGATGAATACTTTTGTTAATGAGAgattctcttttttatttttaatagtttgcAAAAATTGCTAAACATGTTCTCACTTTGTCATGAGGGggaaatgccatttttttcattgattacTAAATTAATCAAACTGCAAAGTGTGTAGGCATGTGAATACTTTCTGAGATGactgtaattttacttttttgtatgTTGAATGTACAAACAACTCTCCTTTCTTATAGAAAATCATGACCTACCTGTTCGACTTTCCCCATGGTCCCAAGGTAATAGTAATGATTTAATAACGTGTAAATTGTTGGAACATGAGCAGATGTGAACTGAACCATCTTACTGATAAATTTCTGTAACAGTATATGatcattgtgtgttttaagaatgaaaattaaatgaattcTTATTCAGTGTCAGTGGACATAGCATTGAAACcccaaagtgtgtgtgtttatctgtgttcATTACAGCCCAGCACATCCCACCGACCCTGGCAGTCCTACTTTGACCTGATCCTGGTGGACGCCCGCAAGCCTGTGTTTTTTGGAGAGGGAACAGTGTTGCGGCAAGTCGACACTGTGAGTTTGTACTGTGGAAATCTGCATTCACAAAATGCCGCTCTATGAAAAAAACCGTTGACTTGGTCAAACCCCTTTTTGCTGTgtgacataaatatatattgtaGGTAAGCGTGTCTCTCAACCTTGGTTTCTTTCAGACCACAGGTCGGCTGAAGATTGGTACATACACTGGACCTCTCCAACATGGCATTGTCTACTCAGGAGGTGAATAAGAAACCCTTCCCAGCTAAAGTGGTGATATTGAGGCGAATGTTTGAAAAGATCTAAATCGTATGTACAGTTCTCATCAATTGGGAAATATATTCCCTCATGAATATCTGAGAATATatctgcatattttatttagttcaaaactatttgcattttttaaataataggAATAGATTTGTGACTGAACTTGAAGAATCTAATAGTAAACATTCAATGAATGACCATACTGTGCAACTgaggaataaaacaaacaggatgTATACTAATGCTTAAAAGCCTTATGGGTAAAATTCTTAAAAGTCTatagacattttgaaaattgTATATTTGTTCTCCCAGGTTCCTCAGACATTGTCTGTGACTTGCTGGGTGCTAAAGGAAAGGACATCATCTACATTGGAGACCACATCTTTGGTGACATTCTCAAGTCTAAGAAGCGTCAGGGCTGGAGAACTTTCCTGGTCATACCTGAGCTGGCCCAGGAGCTGCATGTGTGGACTGACAAGAGCTGTGAGATGTTTTAAATTAACTAAACAGTGTTTTTTAGCTGttgtaaaaaaaaggaaaaaaatctgaccaaTAATTGTATTATCAATAAAGCAGTAACTTTATTTGCCCCCACTGGGGCAACTGGTTATGCAATGCAGCAGCGACATGCATACAACAATAGTAAGTATACAGTGTCATCCATGCCACTTTACAATAACACAATTTGAGAAACCAGTGTAGAGTTGAGGCACGAAAGGTCACTCTagatcagtggttcccaacctggtgTCCGCGTCCCCCTAGGGGGGGGCGCCAGAGATctggggggggaggggggggcgccagagatctgggggggaggggggggctttgtctgctctgaggctgtgatgttataaaaaatagatttttacattctcgATAAAATCAGAGTGACAGACTCGCTGTCATCACAAGTCAAACTCATACGCTTTTCATAGCGTAATCAGATGTTACAGTGTAACCCAGAAATAAGTCACTGAAGCTCATCTCAGTGTTACGATGGTAAGAGAAGTgtagaaaaaatgttttggcaCTGTCTGTTTCATCCAAATGATACGAACTGGTGTGATTTACTATTAATCCCAATTATTGTTTTTCAGCCATATTTGAGGAACTTCAGTCACTGGACTGCTTCCTCGCAGAGCTTTACAAGTGAGTTCCTCTTTAGTAAGGCAGCTGCTGTGTCttgtgatgtcttttttttaagaagatGGTTCTAATATACATTTAAGAGATTAAGAGATTGTGAGTTGATAAAGTTTCAAATAAGTAGTTAGAgaaaaattaagacaaattGGTGTTAGACAAATATAACCACCAATTGGGACCAAGACTGTCTTTTCAGCTTCAAATCAGTTAGGATTATAGGGAGCCTGGAGATCCAGCTTAAACCCTTTGTCCTATGCAACTTAACCAATAAGTTAGAAACATcaagattaaaatatttttctcccAATCAAGTCTCAAATAAACTTGTCATGTAATAAAACCACTGCTtaccacacacatacagaaggTAGGAGAAGGAGTTGTGGTATTTTGCTTGAAACTTGCAGCGCATTACTGCTGAAAGTAGCAACAATAGACTGATTATGTATCTAACACTACCTGCTGATCTAATTCCACTAAATATTCTGCATGCCTGCCAGAATTACAGAGCATTTCATAGTCTGCCTTTTTAATTATAACTGtaacagccacaacattaaaactacctgCAGGTAGAGTCATTGACTTTGATCCTGCAATGACACCTTTCATGAAGCTGATGCAttggaaacaacaacaagcagCATATGTCCCTTACAAGGACTGAAAAGGACCAAATTTTGACAGGACAAAGAAGCAGGTCTTGTAGAGTGTTCCAGTGTGCAGTGGTTAGTACCAACCAAAAGTAGTCCAAGGAAAGACAGGTGGTGAAGCAGCCAAAAGGTCATGGACTTTCAAGGCTCATTGGTTCAGAGAAGGAACGTCTGTGATCTGATCCTACAGAAGACCTGCTGTAGTGCAAACTGCTGAAAAACTTAATGCTTCTATGatagaaattaaaatattcacaaaattaCGATAAACGTAAATGCCAATAaattaaagtgtaaaattatTAGTTTGTCAGTCacttatccatccattatctatacatggcTTTAtcctctcatttttttttttttttttgggggggggggggtgtctaGAGTCTATTTCAGCTGATTTAgcatgaaggcaggggacaccctgggcAGGTCACCAGTGTATCACAGAGATAcacatagacaaacaatcacacacattcacacctccggacaatttagaattttcaATTAACCCCACCTAATTCCCTGAAATTAGTTATTAGATAGTATTAACACTGTGgataaaataattgaaattcCATTGAAATTATGTGTTTATCAAAACAAGATGCTATTTTCTGACTGTCCTTTAATTTCAAAACTGTCCCAAAAAAGCTTTATTTGTGCATGAATATCCCTGACATTTTCTTCTGGGGGAGAATACACTAGGATGCCAGTAcctaattttaatttaatatttttcacctttttgcTACTTTAAAATTTTCAGGTCTGGATGTATGTATCACTGCTTCCTTCAGTAATATGAACTGAAGTGTTGCAGTTTTAATAGAAAGAGGAGTATAAAGgcagcaacatgttttttagttttgtctgGGCAGAGCTTGAGTAGCCTCCAGATGAAGTGGAAAATATACTTAAAATTGTGTCATacctttgttttttgtcctcaGGCATttggacagcagcagcaatgAGAGGCCTGACATCAGCTCACTGCAGAGACGCATTAAGGTAAAACTTTTTCAATTCAGtcctattttatttatagagccCCAATTCACAAGACTTttactgggaaaaaaataccTCCAGCAGAATCAGGATAAGGGAGTATACTGTCCTCCCTATGAGTTTTCTTCTTTCATAGGTAGACAGCTAGCGAACGTGTGATTCCTCAAAACTCAAGGCGTGACTTTTCTTGTGATTGAAGATCACTTTATTTGAACCGTAAAACTGTAACAAGAACAAATCATAAATAGAAATCAGAATAAATcattacataaatacacaatagaAAAAGGCAAGTCAAACAAACTGAGATACTTACAGACAAGTACTTTCCAAGGCCACAACattgaaatgaaaacagcaggagaagaagCAGCAACATCCAGATCCTCTCATGACCTGACCAACACTAAAAACTCTCTTCGAAAATGCCCTGCTTCAATATCATTTCTACGGAATAATCTGTAGGGGGCACTGCAGCACACGAAATTCTGCTGCAGGCCAGAACAGGGAGAGTTCCACATCCCATGTCTGAAATGTCTATAATAGTAATTCAATCCATTATTATAATGAAGATGAAAGCCAAGAACAGTCCCAGAAATCTGAGCATTTCAGGCTGCCccagtttgctttgttttcctgtATCAGTAACATTAGGGAAATGTCTGCATTCAGGAGCACATTACCAAATGTTGATGAAGctgtttagtcattttcaaaCATACAAATCACTCAGCATTTATTTGTGGATTGTGTCGTACAAGTTAATAACGCTTATGAGACTGTTTGAACACCATCTTATTTTTTCATGGCTGTTAATGTCTCTGTGTCCTTTCCAGAAAGTGACCCATGACATGGACATGTGCTACGGCATGATGGGAAGTTTGTTTCGCAGTGGGTCACGACAGACGCTGTTTGCCTCTCAAGTGATGCGCTATGCTGACCTGTATGCTGCCTCCTTCATAAACCTGCTTTACTACCCCTTCAGCTATCTTTTCAGAGCTGCACATGTCCTGGTAAGACTCACTCATACCTCTCACTCAGATTAAAACTTAAACAGCCTCTAAACTCTGTCATTAGCACTATCTTATATCTAAAACACATGTTGCCACCTGTGATTTCCGTACTTGGTGGGTCTGTAGACACATTGTTGTGAACTCGGTACATACACCTTGAGaagcattgatttttttttcattcagtccCAGATCCGATTCAGAATTGATCctcaaaaaaagccaaaaacaatatatatttttacccCTCCACTTGAGTTGGTTTAGGTTTTGTAGCATTGTAGGGCTGCAGTGGGTGTTTGtcttttggtcttgtttgttaGCTGTGAAGCAAGCTTGGTGCTCCACAAAGTGTTTGtcttttggtcttgtttgttaGCTGTGAAGCAAGCTTGGTGCTCCACAAAGTTGGCCAGTAGGGGATGAGgcacaaaatataaaaacaatctTCCCGGCCTTCATTTACaatgctttcttttttaaagtgaacAATAAGATACATCTAGTATGTGTACACGCTACACAATCTGGGCTGTGTCCATCAATATTATGAAGATGAGAACTGCATTTTTCATGACTAGTACTGtcagcatgcatgttttatcaAGACTGTGATTGTagaacatgaaatatttgttgttaaAAACTATCCCTACCAGATGCCTCATGAGTCAACAGTAGAACACACGCACATCAACATCATCTCCACAGAGTCACCATTGGCAACGCGAAATCGCCACGACGTCGACCTCAAGGAGATGGAATGCAAACGTCATCAGCTGACCCGATCCATCAGCGAgctccagcctccccactttttcCCTCAGGCTCCACAGGAGATCACCCACTGTCATGACGAGGATgatgacgaggaggaggaagaagagtaAAAGACAGTAACTGAACCTCCTGTCTCAACTCCAGTACATCCATTTCAATGTTTTAGGctgtcatttctttatttaatagCTACAGGACTGTATTAGCAGAGGCTAGTGATCAGAGCCACTTGCACACTTGCTGATAACATTTAGAAGAGTGGTTAGAGGTCTGCCACTTGTTAACCTGGTCTTGTACGTGGTATGGCCTACTGTATAGAAAAGTGGAGAGTTTAGAGTTTAGATTTATATCTGTAGATTTATGCAGTGAGGTAATGAAATGGTCCTGTATACAGAGTGTAAGAGATAAACTAtcttactttttgtttttttgaaattttccacTCTTATTTGGGCATCGGTACATTTATCAGGAACTAAgtcattcaattcagttcaattcagttttatttatatagtgccaattacagttcagattgtctcaagacactttatagAACCTATATGGCCTgaacacatatgcacacatatCCTTTCGTTTGTACTGTTCACTGGCCTGCCACCCAATTTTGTACCACAGCTCTCACTTTAAAATATCGTAACAATGAGGTGAAAATGTTAACCTTACCCTAAAGAAACAATCCAACCTAACAGC
It includes:
- the nt5c2a gene encoding 5'-nucleotidase, cytosolic IIa isoform X1, coding for MTTSWSDRLQNYADIPANMDGVAMKKYRRDAHHSFPRDLAQNHPAMRVFVNRSLAMEKIKCFGFDMDYTLAVYKSPEYESLGFDLTVERMVSIGYPQELLNFVYDPSFPTRGLVFDTMYGNLLKVDAYGNILVCVHGFNFLKGPDIREMYPNKFIQRGDTDRFYILNTLFNLPETYLFACLVDFFSNCSRYSSCETGFKDGDLFMSYKSMFQDVRDAVDWVHFKGSLKEKTVENLEKYVVKDPKLPLLLSRMNEVARVFLATNSDYKYTEKIMTYLFDFPHGPKPSTSHRPWQSYFDLILVDARKPVFFGEGTVLRQVDTTTGRLKIGTYTGPLQHGIVYSGGSSDIVCDLLGAKGKDIIYIGDHIFGDILKSKKRQGWRTFLVIPELAQELHVWTDKSSIFEELQSLDCFLAELYKHLDSSSNERPDISSLQRRIKKVTHDMDMCYGMMGSLFRSGSRQTLFASQVMRYADLYAASFINLLYYPFSYLFRAAHVLMPHESTVEHTHINIISTESPLATRNRHDVDLKEMECKRHQLTRSISELQPPHFFPQAPQEITHCHDEDDDEEEEEE
- the nt5c2a gene encoding 5'-nucleotidase, cytosolic IIa isoform X3, which translates into the protein MTTSWSDRLQNYADIPANMDGVAMKKYRRDAHHSFPRDLAQNHPAMRVFVNRSLAMEKIKCFGFDMDYTLAVYKSPEYESLGFDLTVERMVSIGYPQELLNFVYDPSFPTRGLVFDTMYGNLLKVDAYGNILVCVHGFNFLKGPDIREMYPNKFIQRGDTDRFYILNTLFNLPETYLFACLVDFFSNCSRYSSCETGFKDGDLFMSYKSMFQDVRDAVDWVHFKGSLKEKTVENLEKYVVKDPKLPLLLSRMNEVARVFLATNSDYKYTEKIMTYLFDFPHGPKPSTSHRPWQSYFDLILVDARKPVFFGEGTVLRQVDTTTGRLKIGTYTGPLQHGIVYSGGSSDIVCDLLGAKGKDIIYIGDHIFGDILKSKKRQGWRTFLVIPELAQELHVWTDKSSIFEELQSLDCFLAELYKHLDSSSNERPDISSLQRRIKKVTHDMDMCYGMMGSLFRSGSRQTLFASQVMRYADLYAASFINLLYYPFSYLFRAAHVLSHHWQREIATTSTSRRWNANVIS
- the nt5c2a gene encoding 5'-nucleotidase, cytosolic IIa isoform X2, coding for MTTSWSDRLQNYADIPANMDGVAMKKYRRDAHHRVFVNRSLAMEKIKCFGFDMDYTLAVYKSPEYESLGFDLTVERMVSIGYPQELLNFVYDPSFPTRGLVFDTMYGNLLKVDAYGNILVCVHGFNFLKGPDIREMYPNKFIQRGDTDRFYILNTLFNLPETYLFACLVDFFSNCSRYSSCETGFKDGDLFMSYKSMFQDVRDAVDWVHFKGSLKEKTVENLEKYVVKDPKLPLLLSRMNEVARVFLATNSDYKYTEKIMTYLFDFPHGPKPSTSHRPWQSYFDLILVDARKPVFFGEGTVLRQVDTTTGRLKIGTYTGPLQHGIVYSGGSSDIVCDLLGAKGKDIIYIGDHIFGDILKSKKRQGWRTFLVIPELAQELHVWTDKSSIFEELQSLDCFLAELYKHLDSSSNERPDISSLQRRIKKVTHDMDMCYGMMGSLFRSGSRQTLFASQVMRYADLYAASFINLLYYPFSYLFRAAHVLMPHESTVEHTHINIISTESPLATRNRHDVDLKEMECKRHQLTRSISELQPPHFFPQAPQEITHCHDEDDDEEEEEE